TGAAAGGCATTATTGAAAAACTGGATTACCTCAAAAGCCTGGGGGTAGATGTGGTGTGGCTCAATCCCATTTACAGCTCACCCAACGATGATAATGGCTACGATGTGAGTGACTATCGTGGCATTATGCCGGAGTTTGGTACCATGCAGGATTTTGATGCCTTGCTCAAAGGCATGCACGAACGTGGTTTGAAAATGGTGCTGGATATTGTGGTGAATCATAGCAGCGACGAACACGAATGGTTCAAACAAAGCCGCAGCTCCAGAGACAATAAATACCGTGACTACTACCATTGGTGGCCCGCAGAAAAAGGTAAGCCTCCGTATCGCTACAGTTTGTTTGATGTGAACCACGATGCGTGGCGCTACGACTCGCTGACCAATGCGTATTACCTGCACTATTTTGGTGTAAAGCAGCCCGACCTCAACTGGGAAAACCCCAAACTGCGTCAGGAGATTTACGACATGATGAAGTTTTGGGCAGAAAAAGGCGTGGATGGTTTTCGCCTCGATGCATTTCAGTTTGCCGCAAAAGATACCAGTTGGCCTGAGCTGCCCAAAGGCTACGAAAAGGAATTTGCCAAACACGTAGCCATGAAGCCCGCTATACATGGTTATTTGAAAGAAATGCATGAACAAGTGCTCAGCAAGTATGATGTGATGAGTGTGGCAGAAGGTGCCGGCAATAGTTTTGAAGATGCCCACAACCTGGTAGATGCCGACAGAAATGAACTGAACATGGCTTATGCTTTTGAAGCCATTGATTTAGCAAAAAGCAACGGGTACAACTTTGTGCAATTCAAACAGGTATTCAGCAAGTGGGACAGCGCCTTTGCAGCAAAAGGCTGGCTCTCCATTTTTTTAGCCAACCACGACAATGCCCGCATGGTTACCCGTTGGGCAAATGATAGTCCGGAGTACAGAGATGTGGCCGCTAAAATGCTCAACACATTTTTGCTGAGCATGCGGGGCACGCCTTACTGCTACTATGGCGATGAACTCGGCATGAACAATCCGGGTTTTACTAAAATATCAGATTACAAAGACGGCCCATCGCTGAACGACTATACTTACAAGCTCAACAATGGCATGAAGCCGGAAGATATTTTGAAAGAAATGCGATTTAGCTGCAGGGATAACGGTCGTACGCCTATGCAATGGAATGTATTGGCACAGGCAGGCTTCACCACTGGGGTGCCTTGGATAGCCGTCAACCAAAATTATACATCTGTCAATGTGGCCATGCAGGAAAAGGATGACAATAGTTGCCTTCAGTATTTCAAACGCATGGTATCATTGCGCAAAGCAGAAAAAGCATTGGTGTATGGCAAATACAACCTGCTGGATGCGGGCAACCAACAAGTGTATGCCTACACCCGTGAGTGGCAGGGCAAAAAACTGTTGGTGTTGCTCAATTTTTCTGCGAAACCGGCAACAGTCAATACGGGCATCAACACCGCCAACGCCAAAGCACTCATACACAATTACAGCACCGCACCAGCTGCCACACTGCGGCCCTATGAAGCCGTGATTTATGCTTTATAACAACGAATGCGATGAATAAAAAAATTGTTTTGTGGTCGATAGCAGTGGGGCTGGGAGGCTTACTGTTTGGTATGGATGTAGCGGTGATATCGGGTGCGGAAAAAACCATTCAGCAACTCTGGAACCTGAGCAGCTGGTTGCATGGCACTGCTATTGCGATGGCGTTGTATGGCACAGCAGTAGGTGCGGCGTTTGGTAATATTCCTGCCAATAAAATAGGCCGTAAAAAATCACTCTTGTGGATTGGTGTTTTGTTTTTGCTGTCATCCATTGGTGCGGCATTGGCACCAGAAATCTGGAGCTTTATGTTCTTCAGGTTTGTGAGTGGATTGAGCATCGGGGCTTCATCAGTAGTAGCTCCGGTGTACATTTCAGAAATAGCACCCGCCAAATACCGCGGCCGCTTGGTCATTTCTTTTCAGCTGAATATTGTAGCCGGTATTTTGCTGGCCTACCTCAGCAACTATTTGTTGCAAGGGGTGGGCGGTAGCAACGATTGGCGTTGGATGCTTGGCATTGTGGCTGTTCCTTCTGCATTGTTTTCCATCATTATGCTGGCCGTACCCGAAACACCACGGTGGTTGCTGCTATTTAAAAATGATGAAGCTAAAGCAAGAGCAATATTG
The Phnomibacter ginsenosidimutans genome window above contains:
- a CDS encoding glycoside hydrolase family 13 protein, coding for MKKTFVALLLMMLAILGMLGCNSNNSTKNAMIQTDSSEQRWWKEAVVYQLYPRSFKDSDGDGIGDLKGIIEKLDYLKSLGVDVVWLNPIYSSPNDDNGYDVSDYRGIMPEFGTMQDFDALLKGMHERGLKMVLDIVVNHSSDEHEWFKQSRSSRDNKYRDYYHWWPAEKGKPPYRYSLFDVNHDAWRYDSLTNAYYLHYFGVKQPDLNWENPKLRQEIYDMMKFWAEKGVDGFRLDAFQFAAKDTSWPELPKGYEKEFAKHVAMKPAIHGYLKEMHEQVLSKYDVMSVAEGAGNSFEDAHNLVDADRNELNMAYAFEAIDLAKSNGYNFVQFKQVFSKWDSAFAAKGWLSIFLANHDNARMVTRWANDSPEYRDVAAKMLNTFLLSMRGTPYCYYGDELGMNNPGFTKISDYKDGPSLNDYTYKLNNGMKPEDILKEMRFSCRDNGRTPMQWNVLAQAGFTTGVPWIAVNQNYTSVNVAMQEKDDNSCLQYFKRMVSLRKAEKALVYGKYNLLDAGNQQVYAYTREWQGKKLLVLLNFSAKPATVNTGINTANAKALIHNYSTAPAATLRPYEAVIYAL